Below is a window of Streptobacillus canis DNA.
AGAACACATCTTGCTTTTCTAAGTCCAAGCCTTATATTTGAGATAGCTTCACTTATTTCTTCTAAAGTTCCTGGTCCACCTGGAAGTGCTATATACATATTACTTTCAAGCATAATATTTTTTCTTTCAGCCATTGTATTTACAATTATTAATTCTGATAGATTAGTATGAGCTATTTCTCTATCTACTAAAAATTGTGGCATTACTCCTATTACATATCCTTCTAATGATAAAGAAGCATCTGCAACTATACCCATAAGTCCAACTTTACC
It encodes the following:
- a CDS encoding LOG family protein: MKISVYCGANVGNNIRFSEEANNLGKLVAKTKNTLVYGAGKVGLMGIVADASLSLEGYVIGVMPQFLVDREIAHTNLSELIIVNTMAERKNIMLESNMYIALPGGPGTLEEISEAISNIRLGLRKARCVLLNIDGYYNEFVMYLDKMVENGFLTQKDRNIVEVYNSVEELEANL